GCGCCAGCCAGGGGGCGGGCGCCACGGCGTAGCTTGCGGCCACGGAGTAGTCGGTGGGACTGGCGACGCCGATGCTGTTCCCCTGATCGTCGGTGAGCGTCTGCTGGCCGAGATCGAGGACGTTGACCAGGAAACCGAACGCCGTCTTTTTGTCTGCCGGCCAGACGAAGGCAAGCGCATTCCCCTGGCCGACGACCGTGGTGGAATGATGGAGCGCGACCTCGTGCGTCTGCGGACCGTTACCGACGATGCCGGCCGGGTTCCACCATAGCAGGTCGCTGCCGCCGCGCTGCGCGACGACCGCTTCGCCCATTCCGACGGCGCGAGCACCGACCGGCAGCAGGAGAAATATCCCCTCCTGGCCGGACTGTGCGAATGACGTGCGCGGGTACGCGACTGCCGCAGCCACGGTGAATGCTGCGACTAGTGCAGCTAGCGTGGTTGCGGCTCTGTCAGTCAGGATTCGCGCCACGCTATACGGGTGTCGCCTCGTCGATCAGCATTATCGGGATCCCGTCGCGCACCGGATATTTGAGCTTGTCACGCTGGCACGTCAATGCATCCTCTGCCTCGTTGTATTCCAGCGGCCCCTTGCATTTGGGGCAGACGAGTATTTCGAGGAGCTGCGGTGCTAGTGGCATGTTGGGCTTCAGTCGTGTGTGGTGTAACCAAAGCGGCGAAGTGCCGCGGCGTCCTTTCTCCAATTCTGCAATACTTTGACCCAAAGGTCGAGGTACACGGTTGCGCCGACGAGAGTTTCAATTTTCTTGCGGGCAGCCGTGCCG
The window above is part of the Gemmatimonadota bacterium genome. Proteins encoded here:
- a CDS encoding Trm112 family protein; this encodes MPLAPQLLEILVCPKCKGPLEYNEAEDALTCQRDKLKYPVRDGIPIMLIDEATPV